Proteins from one Caulobacter sp. 73W genomic window:
- a CDS encoding amino acid permease, with product MTTETPRFARTLKTRHIQFIAIGGAIGAGLFLGSGAAIAQAGPSVLIAYAMAGLAVFLMARALGELTLNRPAVPAFTSHVDDLVGHWAGFISGWSYWLIWVLVGIAEITAAGVFVKFWAPDFPQWITALMTLVGLYIANRVGVRLFGEVEFALTLIKVAAIVLLIVGGAALVLFGFGAAGKDASFANLWSRGGMFPFGLAGLFAVLPTALFSFGGTELVGVTAAESEDPERSLPKAINGVILRILLFYVGSLAVIMAVTPWSGIPANESPFVAVLQKIGLSGAAGVINFVVLSAVISSCNSGVFATGRVLSAMAARGQAPAFLARNDKRQLPTNAITASTLAMLVGVGLNYAFPEQVFGYVMSLVAALLLWTWLMVVLAHFSFRRRLAAEERAALRFPTLLYPASNWIVIAFIALVTVVMAIEPSARPTFYTAVIWFSGVGLIYALFVRRRR from the coding sequence ATGACGACCGAGACCCCGCGTTTCGCACGCACCCTCAAGACCCGCCACATCCAGTTCATCGCCATCGGCGGCGCGATCGGCGCCGGTCTCTTCCTGGGCAGCGGCGCGGCGATCGCCCAGGCGGGCCCCAGCGTTCTGATCGCCTACGCCATGGCCGGCCTGGCCGTCTTTTTGATGGCGCGAGCCCTGGGCGAGTTGACCCTCAACCGCCCGGCGGTCCCGGCCTTCACCAGCCACGTGGATGACCTGGTCGGCCACTGGGCCGGTTTCATCAGCGGCTGGAGCTACTGGCTGATCTGGGTCCTGGTCGGGATCGCCGAGATCACCGCCGCCGGGGTGTTCGTAAAGTTTTGGGCGCCGGACTTTCCCCAGTGGATCACCGCGCTGATGACCCTCGTCGGCCTCTACATCGCCAATCGCGTCGGCGTGCGCCTGTTCGGCGAGGTCGAGTTCGCCCTGACCCTGATCAAGGTCGCCGCCATCGTCCTGCTGATCGTCGGCGGCGCGGCGCTGGTCCTGTTCGGCTTTGGCGCGGCGGGCAAGGACGCCTCGTTCGCCAATCTGTGGAGCCGTGGCGGGATGTTCCCGTTCGGCCTCGCCGGTCTCTTCGCCGTGCTGCCCACCGCCCTCTTCTCCTTTGGAGGAACCGAACTGGTCGGCGTCACCGCCGCGGAGTCCGAGGATCCCGAGCGCTCCTTGCCCAAGGCGATCAACGGCGTGATCCTGCGCATCTTGCTGTTCTACGTCGGCTCCTTGGCGGTGATCATGGCCGTGACGCCGTGGAGCGGCATCCCCGCCAACGAGAGCCCCTTCGTGGCCGTATTGCAGAAGATCGGCCTGTCCGGCGCGGCGGGCGTCATCAACTTCGTGGTGCTGTCGGCGGTGATCTCGTCGTGCAACAGCGGCGTCTTCGCCACCGGGCGGGTGCTGTCGGCCATGGCCGCGCGCGGACAAGCGCCGGCCTTCCTAGCCCGCAACGACAAGCGCCAACTGCCGACCAACGCCATCACCGCCTCGACCCTGGCTATGCTGGTCGGCGTCGGGCTGAACTACGCCTTCCCCGAGCAGGTGTTCGGCTATGTCATGTCCCTGGTGGCGGCGCTGCTTTTGTGGACCTGGCTGATGGTGGTCTTGGCCCACTTCTCGTTCCGCCGCCGGCTGGCCGCCGAGGAGCGCGCCGCCCTGCGCTTTCCGACCCTGCTCTACCCGGCATCCAACTGGATCGTGATCGCCTTCATCGCCTTGGTGACCGTGGTCATGGCGATCGAGCCAAGCGCGCGGCCGACCTTCTACACGGCGGTGATCTGGTTTTCGGGCGTCGGTTTGATCTACGCGCTGTTTGTTCGCCGCCGCCGCTAG
- a CDS encoding DUF4440 domain-containing protein: MSAEAETLIRARRRMSNEAIAKHDAAKLRGFFAADVKVIVGDGSLIQGVDNLIAAFKGQFKDPDFVNYLRTPATITLDASGERAAEEGRWVATWHGQTGLSGPYLAGWSRIDGRWMIDSELFVTVGA; this comes from the coding sequence GTGAGCGCCGAGGCCGAGACCCTGATCCGCGCCCGGCGCCGGATGAGCAACGAGGCCATCGCCAAGCATGACGCCGCCAAGCTGCGCGGCTTCTTCGCCGCCGATGTGAAGGTGATCGTCGGCGACGGGTCGCTGATCCAGGGCGTGGATAACCTGATCGCGGCCTTCAAGGGTCAGTTCAAGGACCCTGACTTCGTCAACTATCTGCGTACGCCCGCCACCATCACCCTCGACGCCTCCGGCGAGCGGGCGGCGGAGGAGGGGCGCTGGGTCGCCACCTGGCATGGCCAGACCGGACTGTCGGGGCCGTATCTGGCCGGGTGGAGCCGGATCGACGGGCGCTGGATGATCGATTCCGAGCTCTTCGTGACGGTCGGCGCCTAG
- a CDS encoding MBL fold metallo-hydrolase, whose product MTLELTILGCGSSGGVPRADGDWGACDPAQPKNRRTRCSLLARRKGGADETTIVVDTSPDLREQFIAAKVRRVDAVLLTHDHADQTHGIDDLRAFYQRQRAPIPTFMDHPTQASLVTKFDYIFHAKGGYPAICEPWVIPPHGEAWSVNGPSGAIAITTFDQDHGEVRSVGYRIGNAAYSPDVRDIPESSFAALEGLDVWIVDALRWTPHPTHAHVEKTLGWIERVRPRRAILTNMHIDIDYDDVRAKLPAGVEAAYDGMTVEIAL is encoded by the coding sequence GTGACCCTGGAACTGACCATCCTGGGCTGCGGCTCATCCGGCGGCGTGCCGCGGGCGGACGGGGACTGGGGAGCTTGTGATCCGGCCCAGCCGAAGAACCGTCGCACCCGGTGTTCGCTGCTGGCCCGGCGCAAGGGCGGGGCGGATGAGACCACCATCGTCGTCGACACCTCGCCGGACCTGCGCGAGCAGTTCATCGCCGCCAAGGTCAGGCGCGTAGACGCGGTCCTTCTGACCCACGACCATGCCGACCAGACCCACGGAATCGACGACCTGCGGGCCTTCTATCAGCGCCAACGCGCGCCGATCCCGACCTTCATGGATCATCCGACCCAAGCCAGTCTGGTGACCAAGTTCGACTACATCTTTCACGCTAAGGGGGGCTATCCGGCGATCTGCGAGCCGTGGGTGATCCCGCCGCATGGCGAGGCCTGGTCGGTGAACGGTCCGTCCGGCGCTATCGCGATCACCACCTTCGATCAGGACCACGGCGAGGTCCGTTCCGTCGGCTATCGGATTGGAAACGCCGCCTATTCGCCGGACGTCCGCGATATTCCCGAGAGCAGCTTTGCGGCCCTGGAAGGCCTGGACGTCTGGATCGTCGACGCCCTTCGCTGGACGCCGCATCCGACCCACGCCCATGTGGAGAAGACCCTGGGCTGGATCGAGCGGGTAAGGCCCAGGCGGGCGATTCTGACCAACATGCACATCGACATCGACTATGACGACGTGCGCGCCAAGCTGCCGGCCGGTGTCGAGGCGGCCTATGACGGCATGACCGTGGAGATCGCTCTGTGA
- a CDS encoding TatD family hydrolase — MLIDSHVNLHASQFAEDQAEVIDRARAAGIEMMVTICDKVSSFEAVHAIAMAHDDIWATVGTHPHEAKENPQLEAKILIDLAARPKVIGIGECGLDFHYDLSPRDVQAQVFRAHVTAARQTGLPLVVHTREADEVMGQILEEEYAKGPFKLLMHCYTSGAELARRAAALGAWFSVSGIATFKQAEDVRAVIADMPADRIIVETDCPYLAPIPMRGRRNEPAYLPHIVDKLGEIRGWSREEAEKRTEDAFFALFDRIPRP, encoded by the coding sequence ATGCTGATCGACAGTCACGTCAATCTCCACGCTTCCCAGTTCGCCGAGGATCAGGCGGAGGTCATCGACCGGGCCCGCGCCGCCGGCATCGAGATGATGGTGACCATCTGCGACAAGGTCTCGTCGTTCGAGGCCGTGCACGCTATCGCCATGGCGCATGACGACATCTGGGCGACCGTCGGAACACACCCGCACGAAGCCAAGGAGAATCCACAACTTGAGGCAAAGATTCTCATCGATCTTGCGGCGCGCCCCAAGGTGATCGGCATCGGCGAATGCGGCCTGGACTTCCACTACGACCTGTCGCCGCGCGACGTGCAGGCGCAGGTGTTCCGCGCCCATGTGACGGCGGCGCGCCAGACGGGCCTGCCGCTGGTGGTTCACACCCGTGAGGCCGACGAGGTGATGGGCCAGATCCTCGAGGAGGAGTACGCCAAGGGCCCGTTCAAGCTCCTGATGCACTGCTACACCAGCGGCGCTGAGCTGGCGCGGCGAGCGGCGGCGCTTGGGGCCTGGTTCTCCGTCTCCGGCATCGCCACCTTCAAGCAGGCCGAGGACGTGCGCGCGGTGATCGCCGACATGCCGGCCGACCGGATCATCGTCGAGACCGACTGCCCCTATCTGGCGCCCATTCCCATGCGCGGCCGGCGCAACGAGCCGGCCTACCTGCCGCATATCGTCGACAAGCTGGGTGAAATTCGGGGCTGGTCGCGCGAGGAGGCCGAGAAGCGGACGGAGGATGCGTTCTTCGCCCTGTTCGATCGGATCCCGCGTCCGTGA